Genomic DNA from Prunus persica cultivar Lovell chromosome G1, Prunus_persica_NCBIv2, whole genome shotgun sequence:
TTTATTCATAAGCTATAGAAAATCTTTGAttccatattatgatatgGTGCATTGTATTtacttatatatttaataGTACTGTGTGCAGTGCCCACGCTTTATATCTTATTGAGGTTCTAGCTGACCAATACTGTCTCTACAGGATATATTTACAGACTATAAGCAGCCATTTGCAGTAACATATCTTGGAGCTTCTCTTATGGTAGTTTACATCCCAATAGCATTCATTAAGGATTGGTTGTGTAATTTACTAAAACGTCGCTCTTCTAAAAGTGGTAAAAATGCAGAAAGCATGAATGAGTTTTCTGCTGGCTTTAGTTCTCCTCTAAAACACATTGGAGGGCAGAAAGACTTTGAATTGGAAATTCATGGGTCCTTGACCAGAAAAGACAGTGATGCAGACCTTTCACCTTGTGCAGAAGCAATACCTTTGGTTTCTAAATACAAAGATGATTTAACTGTGCCGAAACATGATAAAGAGGTTACTGCAAGGCAAATTGCTACTTATGGGTTTTACATTGCCCCTCTCTGGTTTTTTACAGAGGTAAGGAACTTCCTAAAGCTACTTTATTGAAGAATACATTTCGATTGAATTTGAAGTGTTTTTGAGTCCCAGACACGTGTCCCAGAAATTTCCTTGCAGACATGAAATTTTACTTATATATGTGTTTGTCTAATGAGATGCATTTCGTGGAAAGGtctattcattttttgtggAATTGATAATATAAAATCAGTGTGAAGGACATCAAGaaaattcttattcttttttttttgtgtagtATTTTTCAAATGCTGCCCTTGCGCGCACAAGTGTTGCAAGTACAACAGTATTATCCTCGACTTCAGGACTCTTTACTCTTTTCGTTGGTGCATTCTTGGGTGAAGATTCTTTAAATATAGCAAAAGTGGTGGCGGTCTTTGTCAGCATGGCTGGTGTAGCCATGACAACTCTGGGCAAAACTTGGGCTACAGATGAGTCACAACTGAGTGCTGCGTAAGCTTTTACTCCATCTCTGTTGctgacatccaaattattgttgACTTCCATTTTATTTGTCTCTTCCTTGATGGAAGATAACATATCTCTTTACATACCAATATCATTTGTTCCCGATATTATGCATCGAATTGCTCTATGTAATGCATGTTTTGGCATTGACAGTTAATATTTTTGTTCAGCAATGGGAAACGTTCTCTTGTTGGAGATCTTTTTGGCCTTCTCTCAGCCATGTCATATGGTCTATTTACTGGTTgggaaatatatattttcatttatatctTGGCATTCTTTTTTCCTAAATTAGTTTGACATTAGTATTAACATTTATTTTACTGTTAATGATGTAGTTCTCCTTAAAAAGTTTGCTGGCGAGGGAGGAGAAAGGGTTGATGTGCAAAAGTTGTTTGGGTACATTGGACTTTTTACACTTGTAGCGTTATGGTGGCTTGGTAAGTGTTGCTTGAGTATTAATGCTTTCATTTATCAATTACCAAAGTTCCCGAAGAGGGTTCTTTATGCACACAATGGTTTCCATGTCCCCAGTCACCTGGGTTCTTTTGCTCTACTTTACATAGGAATGCAAAAGCATCTATGCTATTCTACATAGCCTGTCTGTAAGAGGAATTTACTTTTTCTAATTGTAATAAGCGGTACAGAAAGAGGCTATTTTTATGGCATTACTTCAGTTTTTCTCCTTGTGAATATGATATCTAGAAATCAAGCAAGGCACAGTGCTAGCTTGGTGGAAATATGTCTGAGGTTCTTAAAAAGGAAGGCAATCTGTCACTTCTTGACTGAATAATCtcgtttttctcttctttttattttttatttctccaGTTTGGCCATTGACAGCATTGGGCATTGAACCCAAGTTTACGATTCCTCACTCTGCTAAATTGGAAGAAGTTGTTATTGCCAATGGCTTTGTTGGAAGTGTACTCTCAGACTACTTCTGGTATGTTAAAacaattcttttttcaatCTGGGATTCCCACACTTGCATTGTCACATGTTTTAAACTCCCACTTCTCTATTTGgctaataataaaaa
This window encodes:
- the LOC18789513 gene encoding uncharacterized transporter C405.03c, with the protein product MGWRYRAGLFLIATVVVIWVTSAEVTQDIFTDYKQPFAVTYLGASLMVVYIPIAFIKDWLCNLLKRRSSKSGKNAESMNEFSAGFSSPLKHIGGQKDFELEIHGSLTRKDSDADLSPCAEAIPLVSKYKDDLTVPKHDKEVTARQIATYGFYIAPLWFFTEYFSNAALARTSVASTTVLSSTSGLFTLFVGAFLGEDSLNIAKVVAVFVSMAGVAMTTLGKTWATDESQLSAANGKRSLVGDLFGLLSAMSYGLFTVLLKKFAGEGGERVDVQKLFGYIGLFTLVALWWLVWPLTALGIEPKFTIPHSAKLEEVVIANGFVGSVLSDYFWALCVVWTTPLVATLGMSLTIPLAMVADMFIHGRHYSAVYILGSAQVFAGFVIANLSDWFSKKLGL